In Gossypium arboreum isolate Shixiya-1 chromosome 6, ASM2569848v2, whole genome shotgun sequence, the following are encoded in one genomic region:
- the LOC108486188 gene encoding pentatricopeptide repeat-containing protein At3g16010 — translation MKTIMLPAFALRRCISTSACLCQRIKQTDNEIVQMFQLPAPENEMRDWAFNRNFPKKNPYARTLDKRFIRILKIFKWGTDAEKTLEVLKLKVDHQLVREVLMIDVEINVKIQFFKWAGKRRNFEHDSTTYLALIHCLDEAGLVGEMWKTIQDMVRSTCVVGPAELSEIMRILGKAKMVNKALSIFYQIKSRKCKPTASTYNAIILMLMQEGHREKVHELYNEMCNEGNCLPDTITYTALMSTFSKLGRHDSAIRLFEEMKENGLQPTPKIYTTLIEIYFKLGRTESALGLFQEMTGNGCSPTVFTYTELIKGLGKAGRVEDAYGIFMNMLKEGGKPDVVLINNMINILGKAGRLEDALKLFNEMKSWRCVPNVVTYNTIIKALFDNKAPISEASSLFEKMKANGVVPSSFTYSILIDGFCKANRVEKALLFLQEMDEKGFPPCPAAYCSLINSLGKAKRYEAASELFQELKENCGHSSARVYAVMIKLFGKCGHLSKAVDLFNEMKKLGCNPDVYTYNALMSGMIRAGMIDEAHSLLRTMEENGCTPDLNSHNIILNGLARTGGPKRAIEMLTKMKNLKIKPDAVSYNTVLGCLSRAGMFEEASKLMKEMKASGFEYDLITYSSILEAVGKVDEDNNLTAF, via the exons ATGAAAACTATAATGCTGCCGGCGTTTGCTTTGAGGCGATGTATATCGACTTCGGCTTGCCTCTGCCAAAGAATCAAGCAAACAG ATAATGAGATAGTGCAGATGTTCCAGTTGCCTGCTCCAGAGAATGAAATGCGGGACTGGGCTTTTAACCGGAATTTTCCGAAGAAGAATCCTTATGCTCGAACATTGGACAAGAGGTttataagaattttaaaaatatttaagtgGGGGACTGATGCAGAGAAGACATTGGAAGTGCTAAAGCTGAAGGTGGATCATCAGTTGGTTCGAGAGGTTTTGATGATAGATGTAGAGATTAATGTCAAGATCCAGTTCTTCAAGTGGGCTGGGAAAAGAAGGAATTTTGAACATGATTCTACGACATACTTGGCTTTGATTCATTGTTTAGATGAAGCGGGACTTGTTGGTGAAATGTGGAAAACTATCCAAGACATGGTCCGGAGTACGTGTGTTGTTGGTCCTGCTGAATTATCCGAAATTATGAGAATATTAGGCAAGGCTAAAATGGTGAACAAGGCTCTCTCCATCTTTTATCAGATTAAAAGCCGCAAGTGCAAGCCAACGGCTAGTACTTATAATGCTATAATCTtgatgttgatgcaagaaggacaCCGTGAAAAAGTTCATGAACTCTATAATGAGATGTGTAATGAGGGTAACTGTTTACCGGACACAATAACATACACTGCACTTATGTCCACTTTCAGTAAGTTAGGTCGTCATGATTCTGCCATTAGATTGTTTGAGGAAATGAAGGAGAATGGGTTGCAACCTACGCCAAAGATTTATACAACCTTGATTGAAATCTATTTTAAGCTAGGTAGGACTGAGTCAGCTTTAGGTCTATTCCAAGAGATGACAGGGAACGGCTGTAGCCCAACGGTTTTTACTTACACAGAGTTGATAAAGGGGCTTGGAAAAGCCGGAAGGGTTGAAGATGCCTATGGCATATTCATGAACATGTTAAAAGAAGGTGGTAAGCCTGATGTTGTGCTTATTAAcaatatgattaacattttggGCAAAGCGGGTCGATTGGAAGATGCTCTTAAGCTTTTCAATGAAATGAAGTCTTGGCGATGTGTACCTAATGTTGTAACATATAACACTATAATTAAAGCTTTATTTGACAACAAAGCCCCAATTTCCGAGGCATCATCGTTGTTTGAGAAGATGAAGGCCAATGGTGTTGTTCCCAGTTCATTTACTTATTCAATTCTTATTGATGGTTTCTGCAAGGCAAACAGAGTTGAGAAAGCTTTATTATTCCTTCAAGAGATGGATGAAAAAGGCTTTCCTCCTTGTCCGGCTGCATATTGTAGCCTGATCAATAGTCTAGGGAAGGCAAAACGATATGAAGCAGCAAGTGAGCTATTTCAGGAATTGAAAGAGAATTGTGGACATTCAAGTGCTCGGGTTTATGCTGTGATGATAAAACTTTTTGGGAAGTGTGGCCATCTGAGTAAGGCTGTTGATCTATTCAATGAGATGAAGAAACTGGGATGCAACCCTGATGTTTATACTTACAATGCACTGATGTCAGGGATGATAAGAGCAGGCATGATAGATGAAGCTCATTCCTTGCTGAGAACTATGGAAGAAAATGGTTGCACCCCAGACTTGAATTCACACAATATCATTCTAAATGGCTTAGCTAGGACAGGTGGCCCAAAGCGGGCAATTGAAATGCTTACAAAGATGAAGAACTTAAAGATTAAACCAGACGCGGTATCTTACAATACGGTTCTTGGTTGTCTCAGCCGAGCTGGTATGTTTGAAGAGGCTTCCAAGTTAATGAAAGAGATGAAAGCAAGTGGGTTTGAATACGATCTCATCACCTACTCATCAATACTTGAGGCAGTTGGCAAGGTTGATGAAGATAATAATCTTACTGCTTTCTGA
- the LOC108486190 gene encoding trihelix transcription factor ENAP1-like isoform X1, producing MDNVEDNARHPSNPYDVGHQPGYGSSNHQKLSVRNNPYVRPTGNQYVVDDEEEEEEENDEDLEEEENRNRNNGVRYVGKDMDDVDDDDNDELDDEEDGDEDDYDENGDKQKGYDGKNDDVDMERHPKKRKLKSLLSSYEFAPRVPAPAVSAPSVPKPSFGGRNSLTDWTEHETFVLLDAWGDLFLQRGRKSLRSEEWQEVAEKVSEVSKIERTDTQCRNRLDTLKKKYKKEKAMLAETGGTSSKWVYFKKMDMLMSTPPQQGGLSCGLDSGEYVFMNPRVYLNGANGLDEMRDSPADSDSADSEEDVSDGLPPKKRKFGRQYDEGCSFRLLADLIQKFSDTYEKIEDSKRRQMLELEKMRMDFHRELEMQKQHIMERAQAEIAKIQQQADDDENEKASSIIFAGEV from the exons ATGGATAACGTTGAGGATAATGCTAGACACCCTTCAAATCCATATGATGTTGGTCACCAGCCAGGTTACGGTTCTTCAAATCATCAAAAGCTTTCTGTAAGAAATAATCCGTATGTGAGACCAACGGGGAATCAATATGTTGTTGATGATGAAGaagaggaggaagaagaaaatgatgaaGATTTGGAAGAGGAGGAAAATCGTAACCGAAATAATGGTGTTCGGTATGTAGGAAAAGATATGgatgatgttgatgatgatgACAATGACGAGCTTGATGATGAGGAAGATGGGGATGAGGATGATTACGATGAAAACGGTGATAAACAGAaaggttatgatggaaagaacgATGATGTTGACATGGAGAGGCACCCCAAGAAGAGGAAATTGAAGAGTTTGTTGTCGAGTTATGAGTTTGCTCCTCGAGTTCCAGCACCAGCAGTTTCAGCTCCTTCAGTGCCAAAGCCCTCATTCGGTGGGAGAAATTCTCTTACGGATTGGACTGAGCATGAGACATTTGTTTTGCTAGATGCATGGGGTGACCTTTTTCTTCAACGTGGGAGAAAGAGTCTTCGGTCTGAGGAATGGCAAGAAGTTGCAGAGAAGGTTTCGGAGGTTTCAAAGATTGAAAGGACCGACACCCAGTGTCGTAATCGATTAGATACGTTGAAGAAGAAGTATAAGAAGGAGAAAGCTATGCTGGCAGAGACTGGTGGTACTTCTAGCAAATGGGTTTATTTCAAGAAGATGGATATGTTAATGTCTACTCCTCCGCAGCAGGGTGGGCTCTCTTGTGGTTTGGACTCAGGTGAGTATGTATTCATGAACCCCAGAGTTTATTTGAACGGTGCAAATGGTTTAGATGAAATGAGGGATAGTCCAGCAGATTCAGATTCTGCTGACAGTGAAGAGGATGTCTCAGATGGACTCCcaccaaaaaaaagaaaatttgggagGCAATATGACGAGGGTTGTTCTTTCAGATTGCTTGCTGATTTGATCCAAAAGTTCAGCGATACATACGAAAAGATTGAGGATAGTAAAAGGCGGCAGATGTTGGAGTTAGAGAAGATGAGAATGGATTTTCACAGGGAGTTGGAAATGCAGAAGCAACACATCATGGAACGAGCGCAGGCCGAAATTGCAAAAATACAGCAGCAGGCTGATGATGACGAGAATGAGAAGGCAAGCAG CATCATTTTTGCAGGTGAAGTGTGA
- the LOC108486190 gene encoding trihelix transcription factor ENAP1-like isoform X2: MDNVEDNARHPSNPYDVGHQPGYGSSNHQKLSVRNNPYVRPTGNQYVVDDEEEEEEENDEDLEEEENRNRNNGVRYVGKDMDDVDDDDNDELDDEEDGDEDDYDENGDKQKGYDGKNDDVDMERHPKKRKLKSLLSSYEFAPRVPAPAVSAPSVPKPSFGGRNSLTDWTEHETFVLLDAWGDLFLQRGRKSLRSEEWQEVAEKVSEVSKIERTDTQCRNRLDTLKKKYKKEKAMLAETGGTSSKWVYFKKMDMLMSTPPQQGGLSCGLDSGEYVFMNPRVYLNGANGLDEMRDSPADSDSADSEEDVSDGLPPKKRKFGRQYDEGCSFRLLADLIQKFSDTYEKIEDSKRRQMLELEKMRMDFHRELEMQKQHIMERAQAEIAKIQQQADDDENEKASR, encoded by the exons ATGGATAACGTTGAGGATAATGCTAGACACCCTTCAAATCCATATGATGTTGGTCACCAGCCAGGTTACGGTTCTTCAAATCATCAAAAGCTTTCTGTAAGAAATAATCCGTATGTGAGACCAACGGGGAATCAATATGTTGTTGATGATGAAGaagaggaggaagaagaaaatgatgaaGATTTGGAAGAGGAGGAAAATCGTAACCGAAATAATGGTGTTCGGTATGTAGGAAAAGATATGgatgatgttgatgatgatgACAATGACGAGCTTGATGATGAGGAAGATGGGGATGAGGATGATTACGATGAAAACGGTGATAAACAGAaaggttatgatggaaagaacgATGATGTTGACATGGAGAGGCACCCCAAGAAGAGGAAATTGAAGAGTTTGTTGTCGAGTTATGAGTTTGCTCCTCGAGTTCCAGCACCAGCAGTTTCAGCTCCTTCAGTGCCAAAGCCCTCATTCGGTGGGAGAAATTCTCTTACGGATTGGACTGAGCATGAGACATTTGTTTTGCTAGATGCATGGGGTGACCTTTTTCTTCAACGTGGGAGAAAGAGTCTTCGGTCTGAGGAATGGCAAGAAGTTGCAGAGAAGGTTTCGGAGGTTTCAAAGATTGAAAGGACCGACACCCAGTGTCGTAATCGATTAGATACGTTGAAGAAGAAGTATAAGAAGGAGAAAGCTATGCTGGCAGAGACTGGTGGTACTTCTAGCAAATGGGTTTATTTCAAGAAGATGGATATGTTAATGTCTACTCCTCCGCAGCAGGGTGGGCTCTCTTGTGGTTTGGACTCAGGTGAGTATGTATTCATGAACCCCAGAGTTTATTTGAACGGTGCAAATGGTTTAGATGAAATGAGGGATAGTCCAGCAGATTCAGATTCTGCTGACAGTGAAGAGGATGTCTCAGATGGACTCCcaccaaaaaaaagaaaatttgggagGCAATATGACGAGGGTTGTTCTTTCAGATTGCTTGCTGATTTGATCCAAAAGTTCAGCGATACATACGAAAAGATTGAGGATAGTAAAAGGCGGCAGATGTTGGAGTTAGAGAAGATGAGAATGGATTTTCACAGGGAGTTGGAAATGCAGAAGCAACACATCATGGAACGAGCGCAGGCCGAAATTGCAAAAATACAGCAGCAGGCTGATGATGACGAGAATGAGAAGGCAAGCAG GTGA
- the LOC108486606 gene encoding E3 ubiquitin-protein ligase At1g63170-like → MDSSSLEECNQQTDLCPLLMERVESHSDRDHIINITRHGDDTSSSSSRDERPSGVNLTETEDRPSGSTQAATNPNPFSNRLHSRSSSFLRRSDGYGQRRRSPLNSGLWISVELVVTVSQIIASIVVLALSRNEKPQAPLFAWIVGYATGCIATLPILYWRFLNRNVGNNQDLTHSQQGSSHGNPSETTPYTAIAVTQASDEDNNRIIESATRNTRIAGTLSTRLNGLVDHFKMALDCFFAVWFVVGNVWIFGGHSSPSDAPKLYRLCIVFLTFSCIGYAMPFILCATICCCLPCIISILGIQEDFSPTRGATREIINALPTFKFKSKKTGNVNDQEISTSEGGVLAAGTAKERVISGEDAVCCICLAKFADNDELRELPCLHVFHVECVDKWLKINASCPLCKTEIGESSSGSPLAQDSH, encoded by the exons ATGGACAGTTCTTCTCTAGAAGAATGCAATCAGCAAACTGACCTTTGCCCTTTGTTAATGGAACGAGTTGAAAGCCATAGTGATCGAGACCACATTATTAACATCACAAGGCATGGCGATGATACTTCATCAAGCTCGTCTCGGGATGAGCGACCTTCTGGAGTGAACTTAACAGAGACTGAAGATAGACCTTCAGGCAGCACACAAGCTGCTACTAATCCGAATCCTTTCTCAAATAGATTGCACTCTAGGAGTTCGTCATTCTTGAGGAGAAGTGATGGGTATGGTCAACGTCGTAGGAGCCCTTTAAATTCTGGATTATGGATTTCTGTTGAGTTAGTTGTCACTGTGAGTCAGATTATAGCATCTATTGTGGTGCTGGCATTGTCAAGAAACGAAAAGCCTCAAGCTCCATTGTTTGCATGGATTGTTGGTTATGCAACTGGTTGTATTGCTACACTTCCTATTCTTTATTGGCGTTTTCTTAACCGCAACGTGGGTAACAACCAAGATTTGACACACTCACAACAAGGTTCTTCTCATGGCAATCCCAGTGAGACTACACCGTATACAGCTATTGCAGTTACTCAAGCTTCAGATGAGGATAATAATCGCATCATTGAATCCGCAACAAGGAACACTAGGATTGCAGGAACCTTAAGTACAAG GCTCAATGGATTAGTAGACCATTTCAAGATGGCCCTAGATTGTTTTTTCGCAGTGTGGTTTGTCGTTGGCAATGTCTGGATATTTGGAGGTCACTCATCTCCATCTGATGCTCCTAAATTGTACAG GTTATGTATAGTGTTCCTTACTTTTAGCTGTATTGGATATGCCATGCCATTCATACTATGTGCAACGATTTGTTGCTGCTTGCCCTGCATAATTTCCATCCTTGGCATCCAAGAGGATTTTTCACCAACTAGAGGAGCCACCAGGGAAATTATAAATGCATTGCCAACATTCAAATTTAAATCCAAGAAAACCGGAAATGTAAACGATCAGGAAATTTCAACTAGTGAAGGTGGTGTCCTGGCTGCAGGGACGGCAAAGGAACGTGTTATATCCGGGGAAGATGCA GTTTGTTGTATTTGCTTGGCTAAATTTGCAGACAACGACGAGCTGAGGGAGCTGCCATGCCTCCATGTCTTCCATGTGGAGTGTGTAGATAAATGGTTAAAAATCAATGCATCTTGTCCCCTATGTAAAACTGAAATTGGTGAGAGCAGCAGCGGTTCACCATTAGCGCAAGACTCGCATTAA